Genomic window (Asticcacaulis excentricus CB 48):
ACCGCGCCCTGATCCCCCAGCCGACGTGGCAGACCGTCCGCATACCCGGCCGATAGGGTGGCCAGACGTTTGGGCGCGTCGGTCACTACTGTGCCGCCATACCCAATGCGCGTCCCAGCGGGGACAGTGCGCGTCTGAAGGACGGCCAGATCGAGCGCAATGACCGGCTGCATGGGATTGGGCCGGTCGAGGTGTGGCGCGGCCCCGTACAAGGCAATTCCGGGACGGCACAGATCGGCGTGGTATTCCGCCCCCAGGAATAGCCCACCGGAATTGGCAAAGCACAAAGGTGTATCGGGAAACAGGCGCGAGGCCATTTCAAAGGCTTCGAGTTGCTGGCCATTGGCCGGATTGGCGGGCTCATCGGCACAGGCCAGATGGCTCATCAGATAGTCGATACGCAAGCCCTGAAGACGCTCCTGTGCGGTGGCCAGCGCCTTGAGGTCTTCGGGCATGAAACCTAGCCGCGACATGCCCGTATCAACCTGCAACAGGGCGGGCAGGGTCTGCCCCCTCTGGCGCGCTACGGCAGCCCAGGCGTCGAGCTGTTCGGGGCAGTCGAGGACAGGGATCAGCCGGGCTTCGGCGGCGCGGGCTTCGCTGCCGGGCGTCAGTCCGTTCAACACATAGAGCGCGGCATCTGTGGGCAGATGCGAGCGGAGTTCGAACGCTTCGCGCGTCAGGGCTACGAAGAAATGGCGGCAACCGACGGCGTGCAGCGTGGCGCTCACCGCCTTGACCCCCAGACCATAGGCATCAGCCTTGACCACGGCGCTGACCGGGGTAG
Coding sequences:
- the alr gene encoding alanine racemase, whose protein sequence is MDQALANEALTNGAGGILRVDLGALKANYLKLCQLAAPTPVSAVVKADAYGLGVKAVSATLHAVGCRHFFVALTREAFELRSHLPTDAALYVLNGLTPGSEARAAEARLIPVLDCPEQLDAWAAVARQRGQTLPALLQVDTGMSRLGFMPEDLKALATAQERLQGLRIDYLMSHLACADEPANPANGQQLEAFEMASRLFPDTPLCFANSGGLFLGAEYHADLCRPGIALYGAAPHLDRPNPMQPVIALDLAVLQTRTVPAGTRIGYGGTVVTDAPKRLATLSAGYADGLPRRLGDQGAVYFKGTRLPFIGRVSMDSIIIDIDALPEGTLKTGDFVELIGPHQSLDAVAEAAGTIAYEILTQLGPRYHRHLIVAEG